The following are encoded in a window of Vespa crabro chromosome 2, iyVesCrab1.2, whole genome shotgun sequence genomic DNA:
- the LOC124421567 gene encoding protein masquerade isoform X2, which produces MCDEVLEDVQCPASSMRCCIIEPVNSSSSSSSDENLIEQTTTPIVLSTTTPSTTTTTTTTMTTTAAATTTTTMKTTTSLVSTSVSTVPSKQNEPADKSQGKTCSGICMPERIADYCDAILAIDSLCKLGHKCCVTRDAFGDSPPAELLVIDRTNASRYNISNKNGMSSQTSTRPGIHSTNPSMATTTTTSTVWTSTKQPSTAITTTTSTTTMQTRPKPTLRKPCKGECTSGLYALFCDNIDTEADCPGDRSCCITELLVKEEATTTVRPTTRPSPPQPKLPPCPGFCLLTIMAAFCERPNVIIAKTSTCQSGSICCDNTKSPPQTPRPRPRPTTRPTTTITLPPDPRPECPGSCIVSYLSFTCFRNAELTNLFKCKKQGHQCCAPKSLIRELHGGNSSEPILTNRNDTYNNIVTSRPHTTDFTPTIYETTTMTISTTTKSPVYSKYVCGVKGTSRGPIQARSSERVARVVGGEDADANEWCWQVALINSLNQYLCGGALIGTQWVLTAAHCVTNIVRSGDAIYVRVGDHDLTRKYGSPGAQTLRVATTYIHHNHNSQTLDNDIALLKLYGQAELKDGVCLVCLPARGVSHTAGKRCTVTGYGYMGEAGPIPLRVREAEIPIVSDAECIRKVNAVTEKIFILPASSFCAGGEQGNDACQGDGGGPLVCQDDGFYELAGLVSWGFGCGRLDVPGVYVKVSAFIGWINQIISVNNL; this is translated from the exons ATGTGCGATGAAGTACTCGAGGATGTTCAATGTCCAGCGAGTAGCATGCGATGTTGTATTATCGAGCCggttaattcttcttcttcatcgtcttCCGATGAAAATCTCATCGAACAAACAACTACTCCTATAGTTTTGTCGACTACAACTCCgtctacgacgacgacgacgacgacgacgatgacgacaacggcggcagcaacgacgacgacgacgatgaaaacgactaCTTCGCTTGTCTCTACATCGGTTTCTACTGTACCGAGTAAA CAAAACGAGCCAGCTGATAAATCTCAAG GAAAAACGTGCTCGGGAATATGTATGCCAGAAAGGATAGCCGATTATTGTGATGCTATACTCGCTATAGACTCTCTCTGCAAGTTGGGACACAAATGTTGCGTCACGAGAGATGCTTTTGGTGATTCTCCACCAGCAGAATTATTGGTGATCGATCGAACAAACGCAAGTCGATACAATATATCTAACAAAAATGGTATGTCTTCTCAAACGAGTACGAGACCTGGTATTCACTCAACGAATCCATCAATggctacgacgacgacaactagTACGGTATGGACATCTACTAAACAACCGTCGACGGCAATTACGACAACAACGAGTACGACGACGATGCAAACAAGACCAAAACCTACTTTGAGAAAACCATGTAAAGGCGAATGTACCAGCGGCCTATATGCTCTCTTCTGCGACAACATTGATACAGAAGCAGATTGTCCAGGAGATAGATCTTGTTGTATTACCGAATTACTTGTAAAAGAG GAAGCAACGACGACCGTCCGTCCAACTACAAGGCCTTCGCCTCCTCAACCTAAACTGCCACCTTGTCCTGGTTTCTGCTTGCTGACAATCATGGCAGCATTCTGTGAACGACCAAACGTGATTATTGCTAAAACATCCACTTGTCAATCTGGATCGATTTGCTGTGACAACACGAAAAGTCCGCCGCAG ACTCCAAGACCACGACCGAGACCTACGACGAGACCAACAACCACCATAACTTTACCACCTGATCCACGTCCGGAGTGTCCTGGTTCTTGCATCGTATCCTACTTATCCTTCACTTGTTTCA GAAATGCAGAATTAACGAATTTGTTCAAGTGCAAGAAACAGGGACATCAATGTTGCGCCCCGAAATCATTAATCAGAGAACTTCACGGTGGAAATAGCAGTGAACCGATTTTGACTAACAGAAATGATACTTACAACAATATCGTTACGTCTAGACCACATACGACAGACTTTACTCCAACAATTT acGAAACGACAACAATGACGATATCGACGACTACAAAGAGTCCAGTGTACAGTAAATATGTATGCGGTGTAAAAGGAACTTCTCGTGGCCCGATTCAAGCTCGTAGTTCCGAAAGAGTTGCACGTGTAGTTGGGGGAGAAGATGCAGATGCCAATGAATGGTGTTGGCAGGTTGCTCTTATTAATTCTCTTAATCAGTATCTTTGTGGTGGAGCTCTTATCGGTACTCAATGGGTATTGACAGCAGCTCATTGTGTCACAAA tATCGTAAGATCCGGTGACGCGATCTACGTGAGAGTTGGAGATCACGATTTAACTCGCAAGTATGGTAGTCCTGGTGCGCAAACGTTAAGAGTCGCTACTACTTACATTCATCACAATCACAACAGCCAAACTTTAGATAACGATATAGctctattgaaattatatgGCCAAGCGGAATTAAAAGATGGAGTTTGTCTTGTTTGTTTACCTGCTAGAGGTGTTAGTCATACGGCTGGTAAACGGTGTACAGTTACTGGCTACGGATACATGGGTGAAG CTGGTCCCATTCCTCTTCGAGTACGTGAAGCAGAAATACCGATTGTTAGCGATGCCGAATGTATAAGGAAAGTAAACGCTGTGACGGAAAAAATCTTTATACTTCCAGCTAGTAGTTTTTGTGCCGGTGGAGAGCAGGGCAATGATGCGTGTCAG GGTGATGGAGGAGGTCCATTGGTTTGTCAGGATGATGGCTTTTACGAATTAGCAGGTTTAGTATCGTGGGGCTTTGGCTGTGGAAGGTTGGATGTTCCTGGTGTTTATGTTAAAGTATCCGCCTTTATTGGTTGGATAAATCAAATCATATCAGTGAATAATCTTTAA
- the LOC124421566 gene encoding kinesin-like protein Klp61F codes for METKSRILEEHPEKEVLPKSETIYKYRRFYQREGVRLSNIRKMNETRTGKKDKNQHIQVFVRVRPINNAERLGKSVSVVEVPSNKDVIIRERPQDKLSKKFTFDKVFGPLSKQIDVYKAVVSPLLEEVLAGYNCTVFAYGQTGTGKTFTMEGVSNDPALHWQSDTTAGIIPRTLSHLFDELRLLEAQEYTVRISFLELYNEELFDLLSPNDDASKIRLYEDTSRKGAVIIHGLEEVTVHNKSEVYKILEKGSEKRQTAVTLMNAQSSRSHTVFSITVHIKENTVDGEELLKTGKLNLVDLAGSENVGRSGAVDRRAREAGNINQSLLTLGRVITALVERAPHIPYRESKLTRLLQESLGGRTKTSIIATISPASINLEETLSTLDYAHRAKNITNRPEINQKLSKKALLKEYTEEIERLRRDLLATRERNGVYLAQENYNEMQSLIDYQGREIEEKINHIKALEETMQNKEKLFNDLQVEHYVQTNKLQEVENNLASTTNVLKSTKNHLKMTKQERDEQKYLVENHVSTEKILLSQAKTLLNVADTASTDTYKLHDKIGRKTKVEEENENLSQQFQNNIKNRFQDIENDLSVYTHELVQFCMSLKTQIETVTSEGLTAAKLTTKKLAEDIDSSYTVYEEWLKKEIEVVSNVTEDERNRLDEFSRKLVSRIESLVKTKIAENLNVLNESVSQKLQHLATLAKTSINEMCNYQLTECNQLCKNIEEIEQTVQNVLHNQGQTIQENQQFAKMFEDVYLQFNNLRKNENQRHIAVSDMLNHVNKTCNNISNKIKDDYKLSVDKKQSLQDKLENDFTIIENDVALSTKENRILADQILEQSVTLTEEIQTELSARSNALEKYKNVSEDHAKALKYKTENDRIAFSTLINNINEITETTYANTQVGNKLESRSTESIECNNRIIAQLHTTEHEIEKFLIEDLRHDVATGLTPARKEFQYPRHLTATSPHERILQRFREIRKNINTSESDEDTILNQSSENETIISSPLFENTVISASTPIFNINGELPDKSNTVKYNIVRAASASDISLIPRPTLETSIQSEPDLCIKNHDKENDKDEFLKPDMMKSKRLSKTRCSNRKVLGSYN; via the exons ATGGAAACGAAAAGTCGGATCCTGGAAGAACATCCCGA AAAGGAGGTATTACCAAAATCTgaaacaatttataaatatagaagGTTCTATCAAAGAGAAGGTGTACGATTATCAAATATCAGAAAGATGAATGAGACGCGCACtggaaaaaaggataaaaatcaaCATATACAAGTGTTTGTACGAGTCAG gCCGATAAATAATGCAGAACGACTTGGAAAATCAGTGTCAGTGGTGGAAGTACCATCGAATAAAGATGTAATAATACGTGAAAGACCGCAAGATAAACTTTCAAAAAAGTTCACATTTGATAAAGTATTTGGTCCATTATCGAAGCAG attgatGTATACAAAGCTGTTGTTAGTCCTCTATTGGAAGAAGTTTTGGCTGGATATAATTGTACAGTGTTTGCATATGGACAAACTGGTACAGGAAAAACTTTTACTATGGAAGGCGTCAGCAATGATCCAGCTTTACATTGGCAAagt GACACAACTGCTGGAATTATACCGCGTACCTTAAGTCATTTGTTTGACGAACTACGATTATTAGAAGCTCAGGAATACACAGTACGAATCAGTTTTCTAGAACTCTATAATGAAGAATTATTTGATCTTCTATCACCCAATGATGATGCTTCAAAAATAAG ATTATATGAAGATACATCAAGAAAAGGTGCTGTTATCATTCATGGTTTAGAAGAAGTAACTGTACATAACAAAAGTGAAGTTTATAAGATCCTTGAAAAAGGATCAGAAAAGAGACAAACAGCAGTAACATTGATGAATGCTCAGTCAAg tCGATCACATACAGTTTTTTCAATCACTGTACATATCAAAGAGAACACTGTTGATGGAGAAGAGCTCTTGAAAACTGGGAAACTAAATTTAGTAGACTTAGCAGGAAGTGAAAATGTAGGTAGATCTGGTGCAGTTGATAGAAGAGCAAGAGAAGCTGGTAATATTAATCAATCTTTATTGACTCTTGGACGAGTTATAACAGCATTAGTAGAAAGAGCACCACATATAccatatag agaatCTAAGTTAACGAGACTTCTTCAAGAATCACTGGGTGGACGTACAAAGACGTCTATAATTGCGACGATATCTCCTGCTAGCATAAATCTGGAAGAAACTTTATCAACATTAGACTATGCACATAGagcaaaaaatattactaatcGTCCAGAAATTAATCAAAAGCTTTCTAAGAAAGCATTACTTAAAGAATATACAGAGGAAATTGAAAGATTAAGAAGAGATTTATTAGCAACACGTGAAAGAAATGGTGTTTACCTTGCACaggaaaattataatgaaatgcaaagtttAATAGATTATCAaggtagagagatagaagaaaaaataaatcatattaaagcACTCGAAGAAAcaatgcaaaataaagaa AAATTATTCAATGATTTGCAAGTAGAACATTATGTACAGACAAACAAGTTGCAAGAAGTGGAAAATAATTTAGCAAGTACAACTAATGTATTAAAATCAACTAAAAATCACTTGAAAATGACTAAGCAAGAAAGGGATGAACAAAAATATCTTGTAGAAAATCATGTATCaactgaaaaaatattattatcccaAGCAAAGACACTTTTGAATGTTGCAGATACAGCAAGTACAGATACTTATAAATTACATGATAAAATCGGTCGCAAAAC gaaagtagaggaagaaaatgaaaatcttaGTCAACAGttccaaaataatattaaaaatcgtttccaagatattgaaaatgatCTTTCTGTTTATACACATGAATTGGTACAATTTTGCATGTCTCTGAAAACTCAAATTG aAACAGTTACCAGTGAAGGATTAACAGCAGCCAAACTTACTACTAAGAAATTAGCAGAGGACATAGATAGTTCT taTACTGTTTATGAAGAatggttaaaaaaagaaattgaagttGTTTCCAATGTAACTGAAGATGAGCGTAATCGATTAGACGAATTTTCTAGAAAATTAGTATCTAGAATTGAAAGCTtggtaaaaacaaaaatagcgGAAAATTTAAACGTTTTAAATGAAAGTGTTTCACAAAAACTTCAACATTTAGCAACACTAGCAAAAACATCTATAAACGAAATGTGTAATTATCAACTTACAGAATGTAATCAGTTATGCAAGAACATAGAAGAGATAGAACAAACTGTTCAAAATGTACTGCATAATCAAGGTCAAACTATACAAGAAAATCAACAATTTGCAAAG atGTTCGAAGATGTATATCTTCAATTCAATAATCTTCGCAAAAATGAAAACCAAAGACATATCGCGGTTTCTGATATGTTAAATCATGTAAATAAAACAtgcaataatattagtaataaaattaaagatgaCTACAAATTGAGTGTAGATAAGAAACAAAGTTTACAAGACAAGTTAGAAAATGACTTTACGATTATCGAAAATGATGTTGCTTTGAGTACAAAAgag aatAGGATATTGGCAGACCAAATTTTGGAGCAAAGTGTTACTCTAACAGAAGAAATACAAACAGAATTATCGGCAAGATCGAAtgcgttagaaaaatataaaaatgtttcggAAGATCATGCTAAAGCGttgaaatataaaacagaGAATGATAGAATCGCTTTTTCTACCTTAATTAAT aatatcaACGAAATTACAGAAACTACATATGCTAACACACAAGTTGGAAATAAGTTAGAAAGTCGAAGTACAGAATCAATAGAATGCAATAATAGAATCATTGCACAACTACATACGACAGAGCATGAAATCGAAAAATTCCTGATTGAAGACTTACGACATGACGTAGCGACAg GTTTAACACCTGcaagaaaagaatttcaataCCCTCGTCATCTGACTGCAACTTCTCCGCATGAACGTATTCTTCAAAGATTTAgggaaattagaaaaaatataaatacttcaGAAAGTGAT gaaGACACGATTCTAAATCAATCATCCGAAAATGAAACGATCATTTCATCGCCTCTTTTTGAAAACACAGTGATTAGTGCGTCAACaccaatttttaatataaatggaGAATTACCAGATAAAAGTAATACGGTTAAATACAATATTGTCAGGGCTGCTTCGGCGTCAGATATTTCCTTAATTCCAAGACCAACTCTTGAAACTAGTATTCAATCCGAACCTGATTTATGTATAAAG AACCATGATAAAGAAAACGACAaagatgaatttttaaaacCAGACATGATGAAAAGCAAACGATTATCAAAAACAAGGTGTTCGAATCGAAAAGTGCTTGGATCATATAACTGA
- the LOC124421570 gene encoding BRCA1-associated RING domain protein 1-like isoform X1, with translation MDITWTNTRESLKKFASALMCGKCRNKPINPVRYTNCGHFFCSNCVDDSKCYQCDVPVRPNEIRTDHTILNLIRDCDAIANIIKEDNLWDIHIEIRNIPQRNKLPTNSQNTIINYLPRNTIKNINKRNPKGETPLHTACIKGQKETVESLLKAGANPNTKDNANWSPLQESINLGHYEICELLLKAGAFSNIPGIENRTPLHEAVINNRVKEAKLLLEYHANRDVYDQYGKKPIDYCCSKEMQEVLSDMDLFSNNVDSEHDLNCTLNQSLYNSNLIVYLSNLNERSQKLFERAISKHKIKFVPTYKSCVTHVIVEANNQNITNLTYDVMLALLHGKWLLTSEWISMSLELEDIHQMELELFEVSGCPILGVPKRARENEEHQNPRLFNRCYFFLALQAKVVYRIGDVNLTKEELTKLINAGDGTVLNREPNPEDIKDKEQYIPFHTARNPHHPLYKCTHYIIYAPGKDEPRIKYNMCHIRSLPLIWLIECIEKFTLLNPSHLGL, from the exons atggATATCACGTGGACAAATACTCGCGAGAGTTTAAAAAAGTTTGCGAGTGCATTAATGTGTGGAAAATG TAGAAACAAACCGATAAATCCAGTTAGATATACCAATTGTggacattttttttgttcaaactGTGTAGATGATTCAAAATGTTATCAATGTGACGTACCAGTTAGACCAAATGAAATACGTACTGATCATACAATATTAAATCTTATACGTGACTGTGATGCTATtgcgaatataataaaagaaga CAATTTATGGGACATACAtattgaaataagaaatattccgcaaagaaataaattaccGACTAATTCAcaaaatactattattaattacttacCAAGAAACActattaagaatataaataaacgtaaTCCAAAGGGTGAAACCCCTTTACATACAGCTTGCATAaag ggACAGAAAGAAACAGTGGAATCTCTTCTTAAAGCTGGTGCAAATCCAAATACAAAAGATAATGCTAACTGGTCACCATTG CAAGAATCTATAAATTTAGGTCATTATGAAATATGTGAATTACTATTAAAGGCTGGTGCATTTTCTAATATACCAGGTATAGAAAATAGGACACCTTTACACGAAgctgttataaataatagagtAAAAGAAGCAAAACTATTACTTGAATATCATGCTAATAGAGATGTTTACGATCAGTATGGTAAAAaacctat AGATTATTGTTGCTCTAAAGAAATGCAGGAAGTTCTATCAGATAtggatttattttctaataatgtaGACAGCGAACATGATTTAAATTGTACTCTCAATCAAtcattatataatagtaatttgattgtatatttatcgaatttgaatgaaagaagccaaaaattatttgaaagagCAATTTCAAAACATAAGATAAAATTTGTGCCTACctataa atcATGCGTAACTCATGTAATAGTCGAAgcaaataatcaaaatattaccaatcttACCTATGATGTTATGCTTGCTTTACTTCATGGCAAATGGTTACTGACCAGCGAat ggATTTCTATGAGCTTAGAATTGGAGGATATACATCAGATGgaattagaattatttgaaGTCAGTGGTTGTCCTATTTTGGGAGTACCCAAGCGAGCTAGGGAAAACGAAGAACATCAA aaTCCACGATTGTTCAATCGATGttacttttttcttgctttacAAGCTAAGGTTGTTTATCGTATCGGCGATGTTAATTTAACGAAGGAAGAATTGACGAAGTTAATAAATGCAGGTGATGGAACCGTCCTTAACAGAGAACCGAATCCAGAAGATATAAAAGACAAGGAGCAATATATTCCATTTCATACCGCTCGTAATCCTCATCATCCTTTGTACAAGTGTACacactatattatatatgctcCTGGGAAGGATGAACcacgtataaaatataacatgtGTCACATAAGAAGTCTACCTCTGATATGGTTAATTGAATGTATAGAGAAGTTTACTTTACTTAATCCATCTCATTTAGGTTTGTAA
- the LOC124421567 gene encoding protein masquerade isoform X1 → MILRTALRGIVLFVILIGKSVDAQDDDSLAGSFLSGLLDSITSTAKSADCPGVCVHALATLMCDEVLEDVQCPASSMRCCIIEPVNSSSSSSSDENLIEQTTTPIVLSTTTPSTTTTTTTTMTTTAAATTTTTMKTTTSLVSTSVSTVPSKQNEPADKSQGKTCSGICMPERIADYCDAILAIDSLCKLGHKCCVTRDAFGDSPPAELLVIDRTNASRYNISNKNGMSSQTSTRPGIHSTNPSMATTTTTSTVWTSTKQPSTAITTTTSTTTMQTRPKPTLRKPCKGECTSGLYALFCDNIDTEADCPGDRSCCITELLVKEEATTTVRPTTRPSPPQPKLPPCPGFCLLTIMAAFCERPNVIIAKTSTCQSGSICCDNTKSPPQTPRPRPRPTTRPTTTITLPPDPRPECPGSCIVSYLSFTCFRNAELTNLFKCKKQGHQCCAPKSLIRELHGGNSSEPILTNRNDTYNNIVTSRPHTTDFTPTIYETTTMTISTTTKSPVYSKYVCGVKGTSRGPIQARSSERVARVVGGEDADANEWCWQVALINSLNQYLCGGALIGTQWVLTAAHCVTNIVRSGDAIYVRVGDHDLTRKYGSPGAQTLRVATTYIHHNHNSQTLDNDIALLKLYGQAELKDGVCLVCLPARGVSHTAGKRCTVTGYGYMGEAGPIPLRVREAEIPIVSDAECIRKVNAVTEKIFILPASSFCAGGEQGNDACQGDGGGPLVCQDDGFYELAGLVSWGFGCGRLDVPGVYVKVSAFIGWINQIISVNNL, encoded by the exons ATGATACTAAGAACAGCCCTAAGGGGCATCGTCCTTTTCGTTATACTCATCGGTAAATCGGTCGATGCTCAAGACGATGATTCTCTAGCCGGCAGCTTCTTATCAG gtCTCTTGGATTCTATAACCAGCACGGCAAAGAGCGCGGATTGTCCTGGCGTTTGCGTCCATGCACTTGCAACCTTGATGTGCGATGAAGTACTCGAGGATGTTCAATGTCCAGCGAGTAGCATGCGATGTTGTATTATCGAGCCggttaattcttcttcttcatcgtcttCCGATGAAAATCTCATCGAACAAACAACTACTCCTATAGTTTTGTCGACTACAACTCCgtctacgacgacgacgacgacgacgacgatgacgacaacggcggcagcaacgacgacgacgacgatgaaaacgactaCTTCGCTTGTCTCTACATCGGTTTCTACTGTACCGAGTAAA CAAAACGAGCCAGCTGATAAATCTCAAG GAAAAACGTGCTCGGGAATATGTATGCCAGAAAGGATAGCCGATTATTGTGATGCTATACTCGCTATAGACTCTCTCTGCAAGTTGGGACACAAATGTTGCGTCACGAGAGATGCTTTTGGTGATTCTCCACCAGCAGAATTATTGGTGATCGATCGAACAAACGCAAGTCGATACAATATATCTAACAAAAATGGTATGTCTTCTCAAACGAGTACGAGACCTGGTATTCACTCAACGAATCCATCAATggctacgacgacgacaactagTACGGTATGGACATCTACTAAACAACCGTCGACGGCAATTACGACAACAACGAGTACGACGACGATGCAAACAAGACCAAAACCTACTTTGAGAAAACCATGTAAAGGCGAATGTACCAGCGGCCTATATGCTCTCTTCTGCGACAACATTGATACAGAAGCAGATTGTCCAGGAGATAGATCTTGTTGTATTACCGAATTACTTGTAAAAGAG GAAGCAACGACGACCGTCCGTCCAACTACAAGGCCTTCGCCTCCTCAACCTAAACTGCCACCTTGTCCTGGTTTCTGCTTGCTGACAATCATGGCAGCATTCTGTGAACGACCAAACGTGATTATTGCTAAAACATCCACTTGTCAATCTGGATCGATTTGCTGTGACAACACGAAAAGTCCGCCGCAG ACTCCAAGACCACGACCGAGACCTACGACGAGACCAACAACCACCATAACTTTACCACCTGATCCACGTCCGGAGTGTCCTGGTTCTTGCATCGTATCCTACTTATCCTTCACTTGTTTCA GAAATGCAGAATTAACGAATTTGTTCAAGTGCAAGAAACAGGGACATCAATGTTGCGCCCCGAAATCATTAATCAGAGAACTTCACGGTGGAAATAGCAGTGAACCGATTTTGACTAACAGAAATGATACTTACAACAATATCGTTACGTCTAGACCACATACGACAGACTTTACTCCAACAATTT acGAAACGACAACAATGACGATATCGACGACTACAAAGAGTCCAGTGTACAGTAAATATGTATGCGGTGTAAAAGGAACTTCTCGTGGCCCGATTCAAGCTCGTAGTTCCGAAAGAGTTGCACGTGTAGTTGGGGGAGAAGATGCAGATGCCAATGAATGGTGTTGGCAGGTTGCTCTTATTAATTCTCTTAATCAGTATCTTTGTGGTGGAGCTCTTATCGGTACTCAATGGGTATTGACAGCAGCTCATTGTGTCACAAA tATCGTAAGATCCGGTGACGCGATCTACGTGAGAGTTGGAGATCACGATTTAACTCGCAAGTATGGTAGTCCTGGTGCGCAAACGTTAAGAGTCGCTACTACTTACATTCATCACAATCACAACAGCCAAACTTTAGATAACGATATAGctctattgaaattatatgGCCAAGCGGAATTAAAAGATGGAGTTTGTCTTGTTTGTTTACCTGCTAGAGGTGTTAGTCATACGGCTGGTAAACGGTGTACAGTTACTGGCTACGGATACATGGGTGAAG CTGGTCCCATTCCTCTTCGAGTACGTGAAGCAGAAATACCGATTGTTAGCGATGCCGAATGTATAAGGAAAGTAAACGCTGTGACGGAAAAAATCTTTATACTTCCAGCTAGTAGTTTTTGTGCCGGTGGAGAGCAGGGCAATGATGCGTGTCAG GGTGATGGAGGAGGTCCATTGGTTTGTCAGGATGATGGCTTTTACGAATTAGCAGGTTTAGTATCGTGGGGCTTTGGCTGTGGAAGGTTGGATGTTCCTGGTGTTTATGTTAAAGTATCCGCCTTTATTGGTTGGATAAATCAAATCATATCAGTGAATAATCTTTAA
- the LOC124421570 gene encoding BRCA1-associated RING domain protein 1-like isoform X2 yields MDITWTNTRESLKKFASALMCGKCRNKPINPVRYTNCGHFFCSNCVDDSKCYQCDVPVRPNEIRTDHTILNLIRDCDAIANIIKEDNLWDIHIEIRNIPQRNKLPTNSQNTIINYLPRNTIKNINKRNPKGETPLHTACIKGQKETVESLLKAGANPNTKDNANWSPLQESINLGHYEICELLLKAGAFSNIPGIENRTPLHEAVINNRVKEAKLLLEYHANRDVYDQYGKKPIDYCCSKEMQEVLSDMDLFSNNVDSEHDLNCTLNQSLYNSNLIVYLSNLNERSQKLFERAISKHKIKFVPTYKSCVTHVIVEANNQNITNLTYDVMLALLHGKWLLTSEWISMSLELEDIHQMELELFEVSGCPILGVPKRARENEEHQNPRLFNRCYFFLALQAKVMEPSLTENRIQKI; encoded by the exons atggATATCACGTGGACAAATACTCGCGAGAGTTTAAAAAAGTTTGCGAGTGCATTAATGTGTGGAAAATG TAGAAACAAACCGATAAATCCAGTTAGATATACCAATTGTggacattttttttgttcaaactGTGTAGATGATTCAAAATGTTATCAATGTGACGTACCAGTTAGACCAAATGAAATACGTACTGATCATACAATATTAAATCTTATACGTGACTGTGATGCTATtgcgaatataataaaagaaga CAATTTATGGGACATACAtattgaaataagaaatattccgcaaagaaataaattaccGACTAATTCAcaaaatactattattaattacttacCAAGAAACActattaagaatataaataaacgtaaTCCAAAGGGTGAAACCCCTTTACATACAGCTTGCATAaag ggACAGAAAGAAACAGTGGAATCTCTTCTTAAAGCTGGTGCAAATCCAAATACAAAAGATAATGCTAACTGGTCACCATTG CAAGAATCTATAAATTTAGGTCATTATGAAATATGTGAATTACTATTAAAGGCTGGTGCATTTTCTAATATACCAGGTATAGAAAATAGGACACCTTTACACGAAgctgttataaataatagagtAAAAGAAGCAAAACTATTACTTGAATATCATGCTAATAGAGATGTTTACGATCAGTATGGTAAAAaacctat AGATTATTGTTGCTCTAAAGAAATGCAGGAAGTTCTATCAGATAtggatttattttctaataatgtaGACAGCGAACATGATTTAAATTGTACTCTCAATCAAtcattatataatagtaatttgattgtatatttatcgaatttgaatgaaagaagccaaaaattatttgaaagagCAATTTCAAAACATAAGATAAAATTTGTGCCTACctataa atcATGCGTAACTCATGTAATAGTCGAAgcaaataatcaaaatattaccaatcttACCTATGATGTTATGCTTGCTTTACTTCATGGCAAATGGTTACTGACCAGCGAat ggATTTCTATGAGCTTAGAATTGGAGGATATACATCAGATGgaattagaattatttgaaGTCAGTGGTTGTCCTATTTTGGGAGTACCCAAGCGAGCTAGGGAAAACGAAGAACATCAA aaTCCACGATTGTTCAATCGATGttacttttttcttgctttacAAGCTAAG GTGATGGAACCGTCCTTAACAGAGAACCGAATCCAGAAGATATAA